From a single Miscanthus floridulus cultivar M001 chromosome 8, ASM1932011v1, whole genome shotgun sequence genomic region:
- the LOC136471428 gene encoding E3 ubiquitin-protein ligase CCNB1IP1 homolog isoform X2, giving the protein MKCNACWRELEGQAISTTCGHLLCADDAKKILNNDGACPICDQVLSKSHMKPMDINPSDDWTNMAMVGISPQILMKSAYRSVMFYIGQKELEMQYKMNRIVGQCRQKCELMQAKFTEKLEEVHTAYQKMAKRCQLMEQENENLNRDKQELQEKFAEKSRQKRKLDEMYDQLRNEYESLKRSALQPANNYLARPQPDLFAGMPNMMDGDNNLRQGSVDLPKTPGQRDEGWGPPPRQRHSTSGPFELSTGSPAHAMAPPADIRPRQQTRPVFGATMNNPSSALRNFIISPVKRPQVSRNRQHIFTL; this is encoded by the exons ATGAAGTGCAATGCTTGCTGGCGGGAGTTGGAAGGGCAAGCTATATCAACCACCTGTGGTCATCTTTTAT GTGCAGACGATGCCAAGAAAATACTCAATAATGATGGTGCATGTCCAATTTGTGATCAGGTGCTCTCAAAAAG CCATATGAAACCTATGGATATAAATCCAAGTGACGATTGGACAAAT ATGGCGATGGTTGGAATATCCCCACAAATAC TTATGAAGAGTGCATACAGAAGCGTAATGTTCTACATTGGACAAAAGGAACTGGAGATGCAGTACAAGATGAACAGAATTGTCGGTCAATGTAGGCAAAAGTGTGAACTTATGCAGGCAAAATTTACTGAGAAACTGGAAGAAGTCCATACCGCATACCAGAAGATGGCCAAAAGATGTCAGTTGATGGAGCAAGAGAATGAAAACTTGAACAGAGATAAGCAGGAGCTGCAAGAAAAATTTGCTGAGAAATCCAG GCAGAAGAGGAAGCTTGATGAGATGTATGACCAATTGAGGAATGAATATGAGTCGCTGAAGCGTTCTGCCCTTCAACCTGCAAATAACTATTTAGCAAGACCTCAGCCAGACCTGTTTGCAGGCATGCCCAACATGATGGATGGTGACAACAATCTGAGACAAG GATCGGTTGATCTTCCTAAAACTCCAGGGCAGAGAGATGAGGGCTGGGGTCCACCACCAAGGCAACGTCACTCCACCTCCGGTCCCTTTGAGCTGTCTACGGGGTCTCCTGCCCATGCCATGGCTCCTCCGGCTGATATCAGGCCCAGACAGCAGACACGGCCCGTCTTTGGAGCTACAATGAACAATCCATCCAGCGCCCTGCGAAACTTCATAATCTCGCCTGTCAAGCGTCCCCAGGTGTCCCGTAACCGCCAACACATATTCAC GCTGTAG
- the LOC136471428 gene encoding E3 ubiquitin-protein ligase CCNB1IP1 homolog isoform X1, which translates to MKCNACWRELEGQAISTTCGHLLSGADDAKKILNNDGACPICDQVLSKSHMKPMDINPSDDWTNMAMVGISPQILMKSAYRSVMFYIGQKELEMQYKMNRIVGQCRQKCELMQAKFTEKLEEVHTAYQKMAKRCQLMEQENENLNRDKQELQEKFAEKSRQKRKLDEMYDQLRNEYESLKRSALQPANNYLARPQPDLFAGMPNMMDGDNNLRQGSVDLPKTPGQRDEGWGPPPRQRHSTSGPFELSTGSPAHAMAPPADIRPRQQTRPVFGATMNNPSSALRNFIISPVKRPQVSRNRQHIFTL; encoded by the exons ATGAAGTGCAATGCTTGCTGGCGGGAGTTGGAAGGGCAAGCTATATCAACCACCTGTGGTCATCTTTTAT CAGGTGCAGACGATGCCAAGAAAATACTCAATAATGATGGTGCATGTCCAATTTGTGATCAGGTGCTCTCAAAAAG CCATATGAAACCTATGGATATAAATCCAAGTGACGATTGGACAAAT ATGGCGATGGTTGGAATATCCCCACAAATAC TTATGAAGAGTGCATACAGAAGCGTAATGTTCTACATTGGACAAAAGGAACTGGAGATGCAGTACAAGATGAACAGAATTGTCGGTCAATGTAGGCAAAAGTGTGAACTTATGCAGGCAAAATTTACTGAGAAACTGGAAGAAGTCCATACCGCATACCAGAAGATGGCCAAAAGATGTCAGTTGATGGAGCAAGAGAATGAAAACTTGAACAGAGATAAGCAGGAGCTGCAAGAAAAATTTGCTGAGAAATCCAG GCAGAAGAGGAAGCTTGATGAGATGTATGACCAATTGAGGAATGAATATGAGTCGCTGAAGCGTTCTGCCCTTCAACCTGCAAATAACTATTTAGCAAGACCTCAGCCAGACCTGTTTGCAGGCATGCCCAACATGATGGATGGTGACAACAATCTGAGACAAG GATCGGTTGATCTTCCTAAAACTCCAGGGCAGAGAGATGAGGGCTGGGGTCCACCACCAAGGCAACGTCACTCCACCTCCGGTCCCTTTGAGCTGTCTACGGGGTCTCCTGCCCATGCCATGGCTCCTCCGGCTGATATCAGGCCCAGACAGCAGACACGGCCCGTCTTTGGAGCTACAATGAACAATCCATCCAGCGCCCTGCGAAACTTCATAATCTCGCCTGTCAAGCGTCCCCAGGTGTCCCGTAACCGCCAACACATATTCAC GCTGTAG
- the LOC136471428 gene encoding E3 ubiquitin-protein ligase CCNB1IP1 homolog isoform X6 — MKCNACWRELEGQAISTTCGHLLCADDAKKILNNDGACPICDQVLSKSHMKPMDINPSDDWTNMAMVGISPQILMKSAYRSVMFYIGQKELEMQYKMNRIVGQCRQKCELMQAKFTEKLEEVHTAYQKMAKRCQLMEQENENLNRDKQELQEKFAEKSRQKRKLDEMYDQLRNEYESLKRSALQPANNYLARPQPDLFAGMPNMMDGDNNLRQGQRDEGWGPPPRQRHSTSGPFELSTGSPAHAMAPPADIRPRQQTRPVFGATMNNPSSALRNFIISPVKRPQVSRNRQHIFT; from the exons ATGAAGTGCAATGCTTGCTGGCGGGAGTTGGAAGGGCAAGCTATATCAACCACCTGTGGTCATCTTTTAT GTGCAGACGATGCCAAGAAAATACTCAATAATGATGGTGCATGTCCAATTTGTGATCAGGTGCTCTCAAAAAG CCATATGAAACCTATGGATATAAATCCAAGTGACGATTGGACAAAT ATGGCGATGGTTGGAATATCCCCACAAATAC TTATGAAGAGTGCATACAGAAGCGTAATGTTCTACATTGGACAAAAGGAACTGGAGATGCAGTACAAGATGAACAGAATTGTCGGTCAATGTAGGCAAAAGTGTGAACTTATGCAGGCAAAATTTACTGAGAAACTGGAAGAAGTCCATACCGCATACCAGAAGATGGCCAAAAGATGTCAGTTGATGGAGCAAGAGAATGAAAACTTGAACAGAGATAAGCAGGAGCTGCAAGAAAAATTTGCTGAGAAATCCAG GCAGAAGAGGAAGCTTGATGAGATGTATGACCAATTGAGGAATGAATATGAGTCGCTGAAGCGTTCTGCCCTTCAACCTGCAAATAACTATTTAGCAAGACCTCAGCCAGACCTGTTTGCAGGCATGCCCAACATGATGGATGGTGACAACAATCTGAGACAAG GGCAGAGAGATGAGGGCTGGGGTCCACCACCAAGGCAACGTCACTCCACCTCCGGTCCCTTTGAGCTGTCTACGGGGTCTCCTGCCCATGCCATGGCTCCTCCGGCTGATATCAGGCCCAGACAGCAGACACGGCCCGTCTTTGGAGCTACAATGAACAATCCATCCAGCGCCCTGCGAAACTTCATAATCTCGCCTGTCAAGCGTCCCCAGGTGTCCCGTAACCGCCAACACATATTCACGTAA
- the LOC136471428 gene encoding E3 ubiquitin-protein ligase CCNB1IP1 homolog isoform X5, translating into MKCNACWRELEGQAISTTCGHLLSGADDAKKILNNDGACPICDQVLSKSHMKPMDINPSDDWTNMAMVGISPQILMKSAYRSVMFYIGQKELEMQYKMNRIVGQCRQKCELMQAKFTEKLEEVHTAYQKMAKRCQLMEQENENLNRDKQELQEKFAEKSRQKRKLDEMYDQLRNEYESLKRSALQPANNYLARPQPDLFAGMPNMMDGDNNLRQGQRDEGWGPPPRQRHSTSGPFELSTGSPAHAMAPPADIRPRQQTRPVFGATMNNPSSALRNFIISPVKRPQVSRNRQHIFTL; encoded by the exons ATGAAGTGCAATGCTTGCTGGCGGGAGTTGGAAGGGCAAGCTATATCAACCACCTGTGGTCATCTTTTAT CAGGTGCAGACGATGCCAAGAAAATACTCAATAATGATGGTGCATGTCCAATTTGTGATCAGGTGCTCTCAAAAAG CCATATGAAACCTATGGATATAAATCCAAGTGACGATTGGACAAAT ATGGCGATGGTTGGAATATCCCCACAAATAC TTATGAAGAGTGCATACAGAAGCGTAATGTTCTACATTGGACAAAAGGAACTGGAGATGCAGTACAAGATGAACAGAATTGTCGGTCAATGTAGGCAAAAGTGTGAACTTATGCAGGCAAAATTTACTGAGAAACTGGAAGAAGTCCATACCGCATACCAGAAGATGGCCAAAAGATGTCAGTTGATGGAGCAAGAGAATGAAAACTTGAACAGAGATAAGCAGGAGCTGCAAGAAAAATTTGCTGAGAAATCCAG GCAGAAGAGGAAGCTTGATGAGATGTATGACCAATTGAGGAATGAATATGAGTCGCTGAAGCGTTCTGCCCTTCAACCTGCAAATAACTATTTAGCAAGACCTCAGCCAGACCTGTTTGCAGGCATGCCCAACATGATGGATGGTGACAACAATCTGAGACAAG GGCAGAGAGATGAGGGCTGGGGTCCACCACCAAGGCAACGTCACTCCACCTCCGGTCCCTTTGAGCTGTCTACGGGGTCTCCTGCCCATGCCATGGCTCCTCCGGCTGATATCAGGCCCAGACAGCAGACACGGCCCGTCTTTGGAGCTACAATGAACAATCCATCCAGCGCCCTGCGAAACTTCATAATCTCGCCTGTCAAGCGTCCCCAGGTGTCCCGTAACCGCCAACACATATTCAC GCTGTAG
- the LOC136471428 gene encoding E3 ubiquitin-protein ligase CCNB1IP1 homolog isoform X3, with protein sequence MKCNACWRELEGQAISTTCGHLLSGADDAKKILNNDGACPICDQVLSKSHMKPMDINPSDDWTNMAMVGISPQILMKSAYRSVMFYIGQKELEMQYKMNRIVGQCRQKCELMQAKFTEKLEEVHTAYQKMAKRCQLMEQENENLNRDKQELQEKFAEKSRQKRKLDEMYDQLRNEYESLKRSALQPANNYLARPQPDLFAGMPNMMDGDNNLRQGSVDLPKTPGQRDEGWGPPPRQRHSTSGPFELSTGSPAHAMAPPADIRPRQQTRPVFGATMNNPSSALRNFIISPVKRPQVSRNRQHIFT encoded by the exons ATGAAGTGCAATGCTTGCTGGCGGGAGTTGGAAGGGCAAGCTATATCAACCACCTGTGGTCATCTTTTAT CAGGTGCAGACGATGCCAAGAAAATACTCAATAATGATGGTGCATGTCCAATTTGTGATCAGGTGCTCTCAAAAAG CCATATGAAACCTATGGATATAAATCCAAGTGACGATTGGACAAAT ATGGCGATGGTTGGAATATCCCCACAAATAC TTATGAAGAGTGCATACAGAAGCGTAATGTTCTACATTGGACAAAAGGAACTGGAGATGCAGTACAAGATGAACAGAATTGTCGGTCAATGTAGGCAAAAGTGTGAACTTATGCAGGCAAAATTTACTGAGAAACTGGAAGAAGTCCATACCGCATACCAGAAGATGGCCAAAAGATGTCAGTTGATGGAGCAAGAGAATGAAAACTTGAACAGAGATAAGCAGGAGCTGCAAGAAAAATTTGCTGAGAAATCCAG GCAGAAGAGGAAGCTTGATGAGATGTATGACCAATTGAGGAATGAATATGAGTCGCTGAAGCGTTCTGCCCTTCAACCTGCAAATAACTATTTAGCAAGACCTCAGCCAGACCTGTTTGCAGGCATGCCCAACATGATGGATGGTGACAACAATCTGAGACAAG GATCGGTTGATCTTCCTAAAACTCCAGGGCAGAGAGATGAGGGCTGGGGTCCACCACCAAGGCAACGTCACTCCACCTCCGGTCCCTTTGAGCTGTCTACGGGGTCTCCTGCCCATGCCATGGCTCCTCCGGCTGATATCAGGCCCAGACAGCAGACACGGCCCGTCTTTGGAGCTACAATGAACAATCCATCCAGCGCCCTGCGAAACTTCATAATCTCGCCTGTCAAGCGTCCCCAGGTGTCCCGTAACCGCCAACACATATTCACGTAA
- the LOC136471428 gene encoding E3 ubiquitin-protein ligase CCNB1IP1 homolog isoform X4, whose product MKCNACWRELEGQAISTTCGHLLCADDAKKILNNDGACPICDQVLSKSHMKPMDINPSDDWTNMAMVGISPQILMKSAYRSVMFYIGQKELEMQYKMNRIVGQCRQKCELMQAKFTEKLEEVHTAYQKMAKRCQLMEQENENLNRDKQELQEKFAEKSRQKRKLDEMYDQLRNEYESLKRSALQPANNYLARPQPDLFAGMPNMMDGDNNLRQGSVDLPKTPGQRDEGWGPPPRQRHSTSGPFELSTGSPAHAMAPPADIRPRQQTRPVFGATMNNPSSALRNFIISPVKRPQVSRNRQHIFT is encoded by the exons ATGAAGTGCAATGCTTGCTGGCGGGAGTTGGAAGGGCAAGCTATATCAACCACCTGTGGTCATCTTTTAT GTGCAGACGATGCCAAGAAAATACTCAATAATGATGGTGCATGTCCAATTTGTGATCAGGTGCTCTCAAAAAG CCATATGAAACCTATGGATATAAATCCAAGTGACGATTGGACAAAT ATGGCGATGGTTGGAATATCCCCACAAATAC TTATGAAGAGTGCATACAGAAGCGTAATGTTCTACATTGGACAAAAGGAACTGGAGATGCAGTACAAGATGAACAGAATTGTCGGTCAATGTAGGCAAAAGTGTGAACTTATGCAGGCAAAATTTACTGAGAAACTGGAAGAAGTCCATACCGCATACCAGAAGATGGCCAAAAGATGTCAGTTGATGGAGCAAGAGAATGAAAACTTGAACAGAGATAAGCAGGAGCTGCAAGAAAAATTTGCTGAGAAATCCAG GCAGAAGAGGAAGCTTGATGAGATGTATGACCAATTGAGGAATGAATATGAGTCGCTGAAGCGTTCTGCCCTTCAACCTGCAAATAACTATTTAGCAAGACCTCAGCCAGACCTGTTTGCAGGCATGCCCAACATGATGGATGGTGACAACAATCTGAGACAAG GATCGGTTGATCTTCCTAAAACTCCAGGGCAGAGAGATGAGGGCTGGGGTCCACCACCAAGGCAACGTCACTCCACCTCCGGTCCCTTTGAGCTGTCTACGGGGTCTCCTGCCCATGCCATGGCTCCTCCGGCTGATATCAGGCCCAGACAGCAGACACGGCCCGTCTTTGGAGCTACAATGAACAATCCATCCAGCGCCCTGCGAAACTTCATAATCTCGCCTGTCAAGCGTCCCCAGGTGTCCCGTAACCGCCAACACATATTCACGTAA